From a region of the Chitinophaga caseinilytica genome:
- a CDS encoding DUF2975 domain-containing protein, with the protein MQGQRTFTAVRAFVNVIYYAVALLALVVVILKSMAFVMGSSELTDTTRQLTVNFDVKAFPPKDTLPPQLIYGSLKNAALEKKQDMFTLRTTARSPLGIYSFIITVLGAIAVVTGMGWLRKIFRDTSEKVPFLAINAIRIRNIGLLLIAADAARLIGYFIFNRMTNPYFTPYFQQLVDVGNSFWMGLLLLALAVVYKRGVEIYQENQLTI; encoded by the coding sequence ATGCAAGGACAAAGAACTTTTACCGCCGTCAGGGCTTTTGTCAACGTCATCTATTATGCAGTGGCGCTGCTGGCGCTCGTTGTCGTGATATTAAAATCCATGGCGTTCGTGATGGGCAGTAGTGAACTGACAGATACCACCCGGCAATTGACCGTCAATTTCGACGTGAAGGCGTTCCCTCCCAAAGACACCCTGCCTCCCCAACTCATTTACGGCAGTTTGAAAAATGCGGCACTGGAGAAAAAGCAGGATATGTTTACGCTCCGCACCACTGCCCGTTCCCCATTGGGCATTTACAGTTTCATCATCACGGTACTGGGCGCCATCGCGGTGGTGACGGGCATGGGATGGTTGCGGAAGATTTTCAGGGATACTTCGGAGAAAGTGCCTTTCCTGGCCATCAACGCCATTCGCATCCGCAATATCGGGCTGCTGCTCATTGCGGCAGACGCGGCGCGCCTGATCGGGTATTTTATATTCAACAGGATGACGAATCCCTATTTCACGCCTTATTTCCAGCAGTTGGTGGACGTGGGGAACAGCTTCTGGATGGGCCTGTTATTGCTGGCGCTCGCCGTGGTGTATAAACGCGGTGTGGAAATTTATCAGGAAAACCAGTTAACGATCTAA
- a CDS encoding helix-turn-helix domain-containing protein: protein MPIIVNLDVMLAKRKMQLTELSDRMGITLSNLSILKTGKAKAIRFSSLEMICEILQCQPGDILEYVPDRPDKKV from the coding sequence ATGCCTATCATCGTCAATCTAGATGTCATGCTCGCCAAGCGAAAGATGCAGCTGACGGAGCTTTCGGACCGGATGGGCATTACCCTCTCCAATCTGTCCATTCTAAAAACCGGAAAGGCGAAAGCCATCCGGTTCTCTTCTTTGGAAATGATATGTGAAATATTGCAATGCCAGCCGGGCGACATACTCGAGTACGTGCCCGACCGGCCCGATAAAAAAGTTTAA
- a CDS encoding sugar phosphate isomerase/epimerase family protein produces MSISRREFMRNGLGSAALLGIPAGSAIAAATSPAARVNPFKLAISTYSYWHFKTPKVPIEKVIDEAAALDVEGVDILHRQMESEDNAYLQKLKRHAFRNGVDLVSLSIHQDFVSPDAAERQKDIDHTIKCIELAYKMGIPCIRLNSGRWGTIKSFDDLMAARGVEPAIPGYTEDDAFKWCIDSIQQCLAKAAECGVMLAIENHWGLTSSPEGLLRIRKAIDSPWMGLLLDTGNFLENPYDKLKMVAPHADFVQAKTYYGGGEWYTLDLDYERIIKIFREANYKGYISIEFEGKEAAETGVRKSVDMLRKAMAKP; encoded by the coding sequence ATGTCTATCTCCCGTCGCGAATTCATGCGGAACGGCCTGGGCAGCGCCGCGCTGCTGGGCATCCCCGCAGGATCGGCCATAGCGGCCGCCACGAGCCCCGCTGCTCGCGTAAATCCCTTCAAACTGGCGATTTCCACCTACTCCTACTGGCATTTCAAAACACCGAAAGTGCCCATCGAAAAAGTGATCGACGAAGCCGCCGCGCTCGATGTGGAAGGGGTCGACATCCTCCACCGCCAGATGGAAAGCGAAGACAACGCCTATCTGCAAAAGCTGAAACGCCATGCGTTCCGCAACGGTGTAGACCTCGTTTCGCTGTCGATCCACCAGGATTTCGTGTCGCCCGACGCAGCCGAGCGGCAAAAAGATATCGACCATACCATCAAATGCATCGAGCTGGCCTATAAAATGGGCATTCCCTGCATCCGCCTGAACTCCGGGCGATGGGGCACCATCAAATCGTTCGACGATCTCATGGCCGCCCGAGGCGTGGAGCCCGCCATTCCCGGATATACCGAAGACGATGCGTTCAAATGGTGTATCGACAGTATTCAGCAATGCCTCGCCAAAGCGGCGGAATGCGGCGTGATGCTGGCGATCGAGAACCACTGGGGCCTCACGTCTTCGCCCGAAGGATTGCTGCGCATCCGCAAAGCCATCGATTCGCCGTGGATGGGATTGTTGCTCGATACCGGCAACTTCCTCGAAAACCCGTACGACAAACTGAAAATGGTAGCGCCCCATGCGGATTTCGTGCAGGCCAAAACCTACTACGGCGGTGGCGAATGGTACACGCTGGATCTCGATTACGAGCGCATCATAAAAATCTTCCGCGAAGCGAATTACAAAGGCTATATCTCCATCGAATTCGAAGGCAAGGAAGCCGCTGAAACGGGCGTCCGCAAAAGCGTGGACATGCTCCGCAAAGCCATGGCGAAGCCTTAA
- a CDS encoding HD domain-containing protein produces the protein MDVILHEIEKFTDQAHGSQTRKYSPDRYIVHPMRVMRICEGYTQATPVLAAAILHDVLEDTPIHKNELARFLHGIMAPREAERTMHLVVELTDVFTKQAYPTWNRRKRKAAEAKRIAANSPEAQTIKYADILDNCMGISGHDAEFAPVFLHECRQLLNMMDKGDAALKKRTESVIAEELNALSQKR, from the coding sequence ATGGACGTCATCCTCCACGAAATCGAAAAATTTACCGACCAGGCGCACGGCAGTCAAACCCGGAAATACTCGCCAGACCGATACATCGTGCATCCCATGCGCGTCATGCGGATATGTGAAGGCTATACGCAGGCAACTCCCGTGCTCGCCGCCGCCATCCTGCACGATGTGCTGGAAGATACGCCCATCCACAAAAACGAGCTGGCGCGCTTCCTGCACGGCATCATGGCCCCGCGCGAAGCCGAGCGCACGATGCACCTGGTCGTGGAATTGACGGACGTGTTCACCAAACAAGCCTACCCCACCTGGAACCGCCGCAAGCGCAAGGCCGCCGAAGCGAAGCGCATCGCTGCAAACAGCCCGGAAGCGCAAACCATCAAATATGCCGATATCCTCGACAATTGCATGGGCATTTCCGGCCACGACGCCGAATTCGCTCCCGTTTTCCTCCACGAATGCCGGCAATTGCTCAACATGATGGACAAAGGCGACGCCGCGCTCAAAAAGCGCACGGAATCCGTGATCGCGGAAGAACTGAACGCATTGTCCCAAAAACGCTAA
- a CDS encoding serine hydrolase domain-containing protein, protein MLRSSILTIQLLFFVALAAAGQQPANDRLSRLGDSAFMTSFRQKIEQYRTRYHIPGLSVGIVANGRLAWSQGFGFADIDRGIVPDEHTNYQVASVTKTFGAVILMQLAYEGKLSINDPINKYGIQLGARWGSDPRIKLKHLLTHTAAGNDFNGFRPGRKFIYNGGWYNQLRLPIEQASGRPFGELLMERIIRPLGMSQTAPSPDDPASFRLAGLDSAAFISTMAVPYDWNKKERKLVKVVNFHYGFGPAAGLVSNVADLARYAVAIDERQFLTPAQWDTMWTPFVTPKGKSIQYGQGWFTTKYKGEKVVWHTGWWYGYSALFLMVPGRKLTFIILGNSQDVSRPFYHIVQPAKFLPARRVPFKKNLANKVEASDFARAFLESFVD, encoded by the coding sequence ATGCTCCGCAGTTCCATCCTGACTATCCAGTTGCTGTTCTTCGTCGCCCTCGCGGCGGCGGGACAGCAGCCTGCCAACGACCGGCTTTCCCGCCTGGGGGATTCCGCATTCATGACCTCCTTCCGCCAAAAAATCGAACAGTACAGAACGCGGTACCACATCCCCGGTCTCAGCGTGGGCATTGTGGCCAACGGAAGGCTCGCCTGGAGCCAGGGCTTCGGTTTCGCCGATATCGACAGGGGCATCGTGCCAGATGAGCACACCAATTACCAGGTGGCGTCCGTGACGAAGACCTTCGGTGCGGTGATCCTCATGCAACTGGCGTACGAAGGCAAATTGTCCATCAACGATCCCATCAATAAATATGGCATTCAGCTCGGCGCGCGCTGGGGCAGCGATCCCCGCATCAAACTGAAGCATTTGCTCACCCATACCGCCGCGGGCAACGATTTCAACGGCTTCAGGCCCGGGCGGAAATTTATCTACAACGGCGGCTGGTACAACCAGTTGAGATTGCCGATCGAACAGGCGTCTGGCCGGCCGTTCGGGGAATTGCTCATGGAAAGGATCATCCGGCCGTTGGGTATGTCGCAAACCGCCCCGAGCCCCGACGATCCCGCCAGTTTCCGGCTGGCTGGGCTCGATAGCGCGGCGTTCATCAGCACCATGGCCGTACCGTACGACTGGAACAAAAAGGAACGCAAACTGGTAAAGGTGGTCAACTTCCATTACGGTTTCGGGCCGGCGGCGGGATTGGTGAGCAATGTGGCCGATCTCGCCAGGTACGCCGTGGCGATAGACGAACGGCAGTTCCTCACCCCGGCGCAGTGGGACACGATGTGGACGCCGTTCGTGACCCCGAAAGGGAAGTCCATCCAATACGGACAAGGCTGGTTTACAACGAAATACAAAGGGGAAAAAGTGGTGTGGCATACTGGTTGGTGGTACGGGTATTCGGCCCTGTTCCTCATGGTGCCGGGCCGCAAGCTCACCTTCATTATTCTCGGCAATTCGCAGGACGTTTCCCGTCCGTTTTACCACATCGTGCAACCCGCGAAATTCCTCCCGGCCAGGCGCGTTCCTTTCAAAAAGAACCTGGCCAACAAGGTGGAGGCCTCCGATTTCGCGCGGGCGTTCCTGGAAAGTTTTGTGGATTAG
- a CDS encoding SRPBCC domain-containing protein, with product MNKQTHQIDIHAPREKVWETLFGVETYPQWTKAFNENSQVTTDWKKGSRALFTDGNGDGMVSRIAENIPNEFMSIEHLGTIMGGVEDTTSPEVQQWNGAHENYRLQDIDGGTRLLIEMDIDDKSEYAEMFAGMWPKALAAVKEISEKN from the coding sequence ATGAACAAGCAAACACACCAGATCGACATCCATGCGCCCCGCGAAAAAGTATGGGAAACGCTGTTCGGCGTTGAAACCTATCCGCAATGGACCAAAGCCTTCAACGAAAACTCCCAGGTGACGACCGACTGGAAAAAAGGCAGCCGCGCCCTGTTCACCGACGGTAACGGCGATGGCATGGTTTCCCGGATCGCGGAGAACATCCCCAACGAATTCATGTCTATCGAGCACCTCGGCACCATCATGGGCGGCGTGGAAGACACCACGAGCCCCGAAGTACAGCAATGGAACGGCGCACATGAAAACTACCGGCTGCAGGATATCGACGGTGGCACGCGCCTGCTCATCGAAATGGACATCGACGATAAAAGCGAATACGCTGAAATGTTCGCCGGCATGTGGCCCAAGGCCTTGGCCGCGGTGAAGGAAATTTCCGAAAAGAACTGA